The Pan troglodytes isolate AG18354 chromosome 1, NHGRI_mPanTro3-v2.0_pri, whole genome shotgun sequence genome includes a region encoding these proteins:
- the TARDBP gene encoding TAR DNA-binding protein 43 — protein MSEYIRVTEDENDEPIEIPSEDDGTVLLSTVTAQFPGACGLRYRNPVSQCMRGVRLVEGILHAPDAGWGNLVYVVNYPKDNKRKMDETDASSAVKVKRAVQKTSDLIVLGLPWKTTEQDLKEYFSTFGEVLMVQVKKDLKTGHSKGFGFVRFTEYETQVKVMSQRHMIDGRWCDCKLPNSKQSQDEPLRSRKVFVGRCTEDMTEDELREFFSQYGDVMDVFIPKPFRAFAFVTFADDQIAQSLCGEDLIIKGISVHISNAEPKHNSNRQLERSGRFGNPGGFGNQGGFGNSRGGGAGLGNNQGSNMGGGMNFGAFSINPAMMAAAQAALQSSWGMMGMLASQQNQSGPSGNNQNQGNMQREPNQAFGSGNNSYSGSNSGAAIGWGSASNAGSGSGFNGGFGSSMDSKSSGWGM, from the exons ATGTCTGAATATATTCGGGTAACCGAAGATGAGAACGATGAGCCCATTGAAATACCATCGGAAGACGATGGGACGGTGCTGCTCTCCACGGTTACAGCCCAGTTTCCAGGGGCGTGTGGGCTTCGCTACAGGAATCCAGTGTCTCAGTGTATGAGAGGTGTCCGGCTGGTAGAAGGAATTCTGCATGCCCCCGATGCTGGCTGGGGAAATCTGGTGTATGTTGTCAACTATCCAAAAG ataacaaaagaaaaatggatgagACAGATGCTTCATCGGCAGTGAAAGTGAAAAGAGCAGTCCAGAAAACATCCGATTTAATAGTGTTGGGTCTCCCATGGAAAACAACCGAACAGGACCTGAAAGAGTATTTTAGTACCTTTGGAGAAGTTCTTATGGTGCAG GTCAAGAAAGATCTTAAGACTGGTCATTCAAAGGGGTTTGGCTTTGTTCGTTTTACGGAATATGAAACACAAGTGAAAGTAATGTCACAGCGACATATGATAGATGGACGATGGTGTGACTGTAAACTTCCTAATTCTAAG CAAAGCCAAGATGAGCCTTTGAGAAGCAGAAAAGTGTTTGTGGGGCGCTGTACAGAGGACATGACTGAGGATGAGCTGCGGGAGTTCTTCTCTCAGTACGGGGATGTGATGGATGTCTTCATCCCCAAGCCATTCAGGGCCTTTGCCTTTGTTACATTTGCAGATGATCAG ATTGCGCAGTCTCTTTGTGGAGAGGACTTGATCATTAAAGGAATCAGCGTTCATATATCCAATGCCGAACCTAAGCACAATAGCAATAGACAGTTAGAAAGAAGTGGAAGATTTGGTAATCCAGGTGGCTTTGGGAATCAGGGTGGATTTGGTAATAGCAGAGGGGGTGGAGCTGGTTTGGGAAACAATCAAGGTAGTAATATGGGTGGTGGGATGAACTTCGGTGCGTTCAGCATTAATCCAGCCATGATGGCTGCCGCCCAGGCAGCACTACAGAGCAGTTGGGGTATGATGGGCATGTTAGCCAGCCAGCAGAACCAGTCAGGCCCATCAGGTAATAACCAAAACCAAGGCAACATGCAGAGGGAGCCAAACCAGGCCTTCGGTTCTGGAAATAACTCTTATAGCGGCTCTAATTCTGGTGCAGCAATTGGTTGGGGATCAGCATCCAATGCAGGGTCGGGCAGTGGTTTTAATGGAGGCTTTGGCTCAAGCATGGATTCTAAGTCTTCTGGCTGGGGAATGTAG